A window from Planococcus maritimus encodes these proteins:
- a CDS encoding formate--tetrahydrofolate ligase: MAMTDLTIAKQAAIRPIQEIAQRAGIAEEALELYGKYKAKIDVNQLPKTTKDGKVVLVTAISPTPAGEGKSTVTVGLADALKQSGESVMVALREPSLGPVMGVKGGATGGGFAQVLPMEDINLHFTGDIHAITSANNALAALIDNHLHQGNTLKIDPRRITWKRSLDMNDRALRHVTIGLGGPAQGVPREDGFDITVASEIMAVLCLATSREDLKERLARMVIGYTYDREPVTVRNLEAQGALALLLKEAFKPNLVQTIEGTPAIIHGGPFANIAHGCNSLMATNTARNLADVVVTEAGFGADLGAEKFMHIKSRKGGFHPDAVVIVATVRALKMHGGVDKKALSNEDADAVRRGIVNLAKHVETIRQFGIEPVVALNRFTGDSDAELAQVMAWAEAEEVAIALTEVWAKGGAGGLELAELVKRQLDQGADFTYLYAEEDAVEEKLRTIVQKVYGGADVQLTDQAQKQLAELKKYGWDALPICMAKTQYSLSDQPKLLGRPEGFTVTIRELIPKLGAGFIVCLTGDIMTMPGLPKSPAALNMDVAEDGQALGLF; this comes from the coding sequence ATGGCGATGACCGATTTGACGATTGCAAAACAAGCGGCTATCCGGCCAATCCAGGAAATTGCGCAGCGCGCTGGGATTGCGGAAGAGGCTTTGGAATTATACGGAAAATACAAGGCGAAAATCGATGTGAACCAATTGCCGAAAACCACAAAAGATGGAAAAGTCGTGTTGGTGACGGCGATTAGCCCGACACCGGCTGGCGAAGGGAAATCGACGGTGACAGTTGGACTTGCGGACGCATTGAAACAAAGTGGAGAATCGGTCATGGTGGCGCTGCGTGAGCCTTCACTTGGACCCGTCATGGGCGTTAAAGGCGGTGCAACGGGCGGCGGCTTTGCTCAAGTATTGCCGATGGAAGACATCAACCTTCATTTCACAGGCGATATTCACGCCATCACTTCGGCGAATAATGCGCTCGCCGCATTGATCGACAACCACTTGCATCAGGGCAACACGCTCAAAATCGATCCGCGGCGCATCACTTGGAAACGCTCGCTGGACATGAATGACCGCGCACTGCGCCACGTGACGATCGGCCTCGGCGGCCCGGCGCAAGGCGTGCCGCGCGAAGATGGCTTCGATATCACAGTCGCCTCGGAAATTATGGCGGTGCTGTGCCTCGCTACATCGCGAGAAGACTTAAAGGAACGCTTGGCGCGCATGGTCATCGGCTATACGTATGACCGCGAGCCGGTAACGGTCAGGAATCTGGAAGCACAAGGCGCGCTTGCCTTATTATTGAAGGAAGCGTTCAAGCCGAATCTCGTACAGACGATTGAAGGAACGCCGGCGATTATTCACGGCGGCCCGTTCGCCAATATCGCTCATGGCTGCAATTCCTTGATGGCGACGAATACGGCTAGGAACCTGGCGGATGTTGTCGTCACGGAAGCAGGATTCGGAGCAGACCTCGGCGCTGAGAAATTCATGCACATCAAATCACGCAAAGGCGGCTTTCATCCCGATGCGGTCGTTATCGTTGCGACGGTGCGCGCATTGAAAATGCACGGCGGCGTCGATAAAAAAGCCTTGAGCAATGAAGATGCAGACGCGGTGCGCCGGGGGATCGTTAATTTGGCGAAGCATGTGGAAACAATCCGCCAGTTCGGCATCGAGCCAGTCGTAGCGCTCAATCGATTTACTGGAGACAGTGATGCAGAACTCGCGCAAGTGATGGCATGGGCAGAAGCGGAAGAAGTTGCCATTGCGCTGACTGAAGTGTGGGCTAAAGGTGGAGCTGGCGGACTCGAACTTGCGGAACTCGTCAAACGCCAGCTCGATCAAGGCGCAGATTTCACTTATCTATATGCAGAAGAAGACGCCGTCGAAGAAAAACTGCGGACCATTGTACAAAAAGTTTACGGCGGGGCGGATGTTCAGTTGACCGATCAAGCGCAGAAGCAATTGGCCGAATTGAAGAAATACGGCTGGGACGCGCTGCCGATTTGTATGGCGAAGACGCAGTACTCCTTATCCGACCAGCCAAAATTACTGGGCCGCCCAGAAGGCTTCACAGTGACGATCCGGGAGTTGATTCCGAAACTCGGCGCCGGCTTCATCGTCTGTTTGACCGGGGACATCATGACGATGCCAGGTCTTCCGAAATCTCCTGCGGCACTCAATATGGACGTGGCGGAAGACGGGCAAGCGCTCGGATTGTTCTAA
- a CDS encoding proline dehydrogenase family protein, with translation MLKDVFIGLSQNRLLTAAAKKYGLKLGAQTVVAGTNIEETIKSIRSLNAQGISATVDNLGEFVFEKEAALEAKENIMDMIEAIHKNKVDAHISLKPTQLGLDIDYDFCLENLKDIVALAHNYHMHINIDMEDFGHVQPSYDLLNTLSKDYDNVGTVIQAYFFRAMDDLQEHKDFRLRIVKGAYKEPADVAYQTREEIDENFIKLIEYHLLNGKFTSIATHDHHIINHVEAFIKEHDISYDKFEFQMLYGFRKELQRELANKGYNFCTYVPFGDDWYAYFMRRLAERPQNLNLVVKQVFTKKNNIAIGALAGAFILGRATKKRK, from the coding sequence ATGTTAAAAGATGTGTTTATCGGCTTGTCTCAAAACCGTCTCCTTACGGCTGCGGCCAAAAAGTACGGCTTGAAATTGGGGGCCCAAACCGTAGTGGCAGGGACCAATATCGAAGAGACCATTAAAAGTATCCGCAGTCTGAACGCGCAGGGAATCAGCGCAACGGTCGACAATTTGGGTGAATTCGTGTTCGAGAAAGAAGCCGCGCTCGAAGCGAAAGAGAACATCATGGATATGATCGAAGCGATCCATAAGAATAAAGTCGATGCCCATATTTCCTTAAAACCGACACAGCTCGGCTTGGATATCGATTATGATTTCTGCCTGGAAAACTTGAAAGACATTGTCGCACTTGCCCATAATTACCACATGCACATCAATATCGATATGGAAGATTTCGGGCATGTCCAGCCTTCGTACGACCTTTTGAATACGCTTTCGAAAGACTACGATAATGTTGGGACCGTCATTCAAGCCTACTTTTTCCGTGCCATGGACGATTTGCAGGAACATAAAGACTTCCGTCTGCGCATCGTTAAAGGCGCATACAAAGAGCCTGCGGATGTAGCTTACCAGACACGTGAGGAAATTGATGAGAACTTCATCAAACTGATTGAATACCATTTGCTGAACGGCAAATTCACGTCGATCGCGACACACGACCACCACATCATCAATCATGTCGAGGCTTTCATCAAAGAACATGATATTTCATACGATAAATTTGAATTCCAGATGCTTTACGGATTCCGCAAAGAACTGCAGCGGGAACTTGCCAATAAAGGCTATAATTTCTGCACATACGTGCCATTCGGCGATGACTGGTATGCCTATTTCATGCGCCGCCTGGCAGAGCGCCCGCAAAACTTGAATTTGGTAGTCAAACAAGTTTTCACCAAAAAGAACAATATCGCTATTGGAGCTTTGGCAGGGGCATTTATCCTCGGCCGCGCGACCAAAAAACGCAAGTAA
- the coaW gene encoding type II pantothenate kinase — translation MKVGIDAGGTLIKVAYTDEGEVQFAKHPIADIGLVAEWINGLPVSEVCVTGGKSGVLASLLEQPVQEMVEFEATHLGVQVLLERMGLHHEAYLVTNVGTGTSIHCVQDNSQERLGGTGIGGGTLIGLSHLLTGITSFDEIVEHAKRGSRERIDLKVKHIYEGKEPPISGELTASNFGQDLFAISHELSKEELLATVIGLVGETVSTVSVHAARQCRSSTIVYIGSSFSDNALLKEVVTSYTILRGSTPLFPDNGEYSGAVGALSVLEQKKEHQS, via the coding sequence ATGAAAGTCGGAATAGATGCGGGCGGGACACTGATCAAAGTGGCATATACCGATGAGGGTGAGGTCCAGTTTGCGAAACACCCAATTGCTGACATCGGTTTAGTAGCAGAGTGGATTAATGGGCTGCCGGTTAGTGAAGTATGTGTGACTGGCGGAAAGTCAGGTGTGCTAGCCTCTTTGCTGGAACAGCCGGTCCAGGAAATGGTGGAATTTGAAGCGACTCACTTAGGTGTTCAAGTATTGCTCGAACGCATGGGACTTCACCATGAAGCTTATTTGGTCACCAATGTCGGAACGGGCACATCGATTCATTGCGTGCAGGACAATTCACAGGAACGCCTAGGCGGCACAGGCATTGGAGGCGGGACGTTGATCGGCCTCAGCCATTTATTGACAGGCATCACCAGCTTTGATGAAATCGTTGAACACGCTAAGCGCGGCTCGCGCGAACGCATCGATTTGAAAGTGAAGCATATCTATGAAGGCAAAGAGCCGCCCATTTCGGGTGAGTTGACGGCCAGTAATTTTGGCCAGGACTTGTTTGCCATTTCCCATGAATTGTCGAAAGAGGAATTGCTGGCGACAGTCATTGGTCTGGTCGGTGAAACAGTCAGTACGGTCAGTGTTCATGCAGCGCGCCAATGCCGCAGTTCGACGATTGTCTATATTGGCTCTTCCTTCAGCGACAATGCTTTGTTGAAAGAAGTCGTCACCAGCTACACCATACTGCGCGGCTCGACGCCACTATTCCCAGACAATGGCGAATATTCCGGTGCTGTCGGGGCTTTATCAGTCTTAGAACAGAAAAAAGAGCATCAAAGCTGA
- a CDS encoding hotdog fold thioesterase: MVKMKPVEETIMGALGIELTEQSGERIVATMPVHAATHQPFGLLHGGASVVLAETVASFGTWHAIDQEREIAVGLEINANHIRGKQDGVVTAIGTPLHKGRTTMIWDIKIVDEEERLICVSRCTVAIVKKPSE, translated from the coding sequence ATGGTAAAGATGAAACCAGTGGAAGAGACAATCATGGGAGCGCTCGGAATCGAACTGACTGAGCAGTCCGGGGAGCGGATCGTCGCGACGATGCCTGTACATGCGGCGACGCACCAGCCGTTCGGTTTACTGCATGGCGGGGCATCGGTCGTACTCGCGGAAACGGTGGCCAGTTTTGGCACTTGGCACGCGATTGACCAGGAACGTGAAATCGCGGTCGGATTGGAGATCAATGCCAACCACATCCGCGGAAAACAAGACGGCGTCGTCACAGCGATTGGCACGCCGCTCCATAAAGGGCGCACGACGATGATTTGGGATATCAAAATCGTCGACGAAGAAGAACGACTAATTTGCGTGTCGCGCTGTACGGTAGCGATTGTTAAAAAACCAAGCGAATGA
- a CDS encoding protoporphyrinogen oxidase yields MKKAVVIGGGITGLSAMHYLERMKQQHGLELELELIEKEEQLGGKIRTVKKDGFAMEVGADSIVARHASVLPLIEELGLEEQMVYNGTGISYLYTDNKLHAIPKNTVFGIPMDREALFSSTLVSQQGKERAMQDFETVNDRFTKDSSIGEFLEAFLGKELVDQQIAPVLSGVYSGSLRELTLASTLPYLIDYKNDYGSIIKGFEAHKETFQGAANKKFISFDGGMVALIDRLEQQMETAVIRKGIETNSLDKQDGRYKIGFSDGTSSEADFVILAIPHQHAQALVKDETLDEEFGQLLNSSLISVYLGYDLPDDQLPADGTGFIVSEGSDLVCNACTWTSRKWPHTSAQHKLLVRLFYKSINPLFAELQNATDEQLAEKAKVDVQKSLGIEQTPSVVEVTPWNELMPNYHMGHKTAVMSLEARLSGAYPGVYLAGSSYYGVGIGACIQNGKDLAQQIVTAIEGK; encoded by the coding sequence ATGAAGAAAGCCGTGGTCATCGGTGGAGGAATTACAGGCCTTTCCGCCATGCATTATTTAGAGCGGATGAAACAGCAGCACGGGCTCGAATTGGAACTCGAATTGATTGAAAAGGAAGAGCAACTGGGCGGGAAGATCCGTACGGTGAAAAAAGACGGTTTTGCGATGGAAGTGGGGGCGGATTCAATCGTCGCACGCCACGCCAGTGTACTGCCGCTTATTGAAGAGCTCGGTCTCGAAGAACAGATGGTTTACAACGGGACCGGCATTTCTTATCTGTATACCGATAACAAGCTACACGCCATTCCCAAAAACACCGTATTCGGTATCCCGATGGACCGTGAAGCATTATTTAGCTCGACACTCGTGTCGCAACAAGGGAAAGAACGGGCGATGCAAGACTTTGAAACTGTCAACGACCGTTTTACCAAAGACAGCTCGATTGGGGAATTCCTGGAGGCGTTTCTTGGAAAAGAGTTGGTGGACCAACAAATTGCGCCTGTCTTATCCGGCGTTTATTCAGGTTCATTGCGCGAGCTCACCTTAGCGTCGACCTTGCCCTATTTGATTGATTACAAAAATGACTACGGCAGTATCATCAAAGGATTCGAAGCGCATAAAGAGACATTCCAAGGGGCGGCGAATAAAAAATTCATTTCTTTCGATGGCGGCATGGTCGCATTGATCGACCGTCTCGAACAGCAAATGGAAACAGCAGTGATTCGAAAAGGAATCGAGACGAATTCTTTGGACAAACAAGATGGCCGTTACAAAATAGGCTTTTCAGACGGGACATCGAGCGAGGCGGATTTCGTTATTTTGGCGATTCCGCACCAGCACGCCCAAGCCTTGGTGAAAGATGAGACGCTTGATGAGGAATTTGGCCAATTGCTTAATTCGTCTTTGATCAGCGTGTACTTGGGATATGATTTGCCAGATGACCAATTGCCGGCAGATGGCACCGGCTTTATCGTGTCGGAAGGCAGTGATTTGGTGTGCAATGCCTGCACATGGACGAGCCGTAAATGGCCGCATACCTCGGCGCAGCATAAATTATTGGTACGCTTGTTTTACAAGAGCATCAATCCGCTATTCGCTGAATTGCAAAACGCGACGGATGAACAACTTGCCGAAAAAGCCAAGGTAGATGTCCAGAAAAGTCTGGGCATCGAGCAAACGCCTTCGGTCGTCGAAGTAACGCCGTGGAACGAGCTCATGCCAAACTACCATATGGGCCATAAAACGGCGGTCATGTCGCTTGAAGCGCGACTTTCGGGCGCTTACCCTGGCGTCTATCTGGCAGGTTCCTCCTATTACGGGGTCGGTATCGGCGCATGCATTCAAAACGGCAAAGATTTGGCCCAGCAAATCGTAACAGCGATTGAAGGAAAATAG
- a CDS encoding DUF4139 domain-containing protein — MKLQSTRSQQNGLSISVYTGGFALIQESRYVKSDGLVEEVQFLDVAERIETDSIIVNGLDVLEQNYDYDLVSKGKLLERYIDRNVHVRNSETGEAVEMRLLSVAECIIGERADTKEIIIDPVGELILPALPEGLLLKPALVWKIAPAAVDQDIQVSYVTKSLEWHAHYTMEINDRGFEFKAWVKILNRSGAHYKEADLSLVAGEVHREEETNNNDSPLVYSRMHEPNKPAQALTDRFVYAVSRPVTIMNEQLKQLSLFSVHGAEFKRVYQIHSGVTHADIQLEFCNTQVNGLGMPLPEGIVKVYESGESGGVLFTGEDRIAHTAPGKNLCIHIGKALDITSDSYEKLREKHGVYEYITYVYKIENGKQESIRLLVQHTIYGQFWEMESSSHDYERKNSTEVEFVVRIHPLVKVELEFTYKVDIRREGRAY; from the coding sequence ATGAAACTGCAGTCTACACGAAGCCAGCAAAACGGTCTGTCGATTTCGGTATACACGGGAGGATTTGCGCTTATCCAGGAAAGCCGTTATGTAAAATCGGACGGCTTGGTGGAGGAAGTGCAATTCCTGGATGTTGCCGAGCGGATAGAGACGGATTCCATTATCGTGAATGGACTTGATGTCTTGGAGCAAAATTATGACTACGATTTAGTCAGTAAAGGCAAGTTGTTGGAACGTTATATCGATCGCAACGTCCATGTGCGGAACAGCGAAACCGGAGAAGCAGTGGAAATGCGTCTGCTCAGTGTAGCAGAATGCATCATCGGCGAGCGGGCCGATACGAAAGAGATCATCATCGACCCCGTCGGCGAATTGATCCTGCCAGCACTGCCTGAAGGCTTATTGCTAAAGCCGGCGCTCGTCTGGAAAATAGCGCCGGCAGCTGTCGACCAGGACATTCAAGTTTCGTATGTCACCAAAAGCTTGGAATGGCACGCCCATTACACGATGGAAATCAACGACCGTGGATTCGAGTTCAAGGCTTGGGTGAAAATCCTGAACCGCAGCGGCGCGCATTACAAAGAGGCGGATCTGAGTTTAGTGGCTGGGGAGGTTCATCGGGAAGAAGAGACGAATAATAATGATTCACCGCTTGTGTATTCGCGCATGCATGAACCGAATAAGCCGGCGCAAGCTTTGACCGATCGCTTCGTTTATGCCGTGAGTCGCCCGGTCACCATTATGAATGAACAGCTCAAGCAATTATCGCTGTTTTCGGTGCATGGAGCGGAGTTCAAAAGGGTGTACCAGATACATTCAGGTGTTACGCATGCCGACATTCAACTGGAATTCTGTAACACGCAAGTCAACGGGTTGGGCATGCCGCTCCCTGAAGGCATTGTCAAAGTATACGAAAGCGGAGAATCGGGGGGAGTGCTTTTTACAGGGGAAGATCGAATCGCGCATACGGCCCCAGGAAAAAACTTGTGCATTCATATCGGGAAAGCGTTGGACATTACGAGCGATAGTTATGAAAAGCTGCGCGAAAAGCATGGCGTCTATGAATACATCACTTATGTATATAAAATCGAAAACGGCAAGCAAGAAAGCATCCGTTTATTGGTCCAACATACGATCTACGGACAGTTTTGGGAAATGGAATCATCGAGCCATGATTATGAACGAAAAAATAGTACAGAAGTAGAATTTGTCGTCCGAATCCATCCACTGGTCAAAGTAGAACTGGAATTCACTTACAAAGTCGATATCCGGCGTGAAGGCCGGGCTTATTAG
- a CDS encoding acyl-CoA thioesterase, giving the protein MYKTIITPRVSETDAVGHINNTTLPVWFEAGRNPLFELFTPDHDFAKWKMVIVKTTLEFTGQAFFGKDAEVHTWVERMGNSSLELYEELYQEGRLCAKNRAVYVNFNLTQQQSEPIPDRIRAELNKHMREADKRNN; this is encoded by the coding sequence ATGTACAAAACCATCATTACCCCTCGTGTCTCGGAAACAGATGCGGTCGGCCATATCAATAATACAACTTTACCGGTCTGGTTCGAGGCGGGGCGCAATCCGCTATTTGAACTGTTCACGCCGGACCATGATTTTGCCAAGTGGAAAATGGTCATCGTCAAAACAACACTCGAATTTACGGGGCAAGCGTTTTTCGGCAAAGACGCCGAAGTCCATACTTGGGTTGAGCGCATGGGCAACAGCAGCCTCGAGTTGTATGAAGAATTGTATCAAGAAGGCCGCCTGTGCGCTAAGAACCGTGCCGTCTACGTAAACTTCAACCTGACACAGCAGCAAAGCGAACCGATTCCGGACCGGATCCGCGCCGAACTGAACAAGCATATGCGTGAGGCGGACAAAAGAAACAACTGA
- a CDS encoding nitroreductase gives MLNPIDQLIMERRSIKKFKPDAVDVEEIIELLNVAKWAPNHKVNEPWRFQLYAGAGKEKFVQAFLESMKTPDGDIPQKALTKAQYFRDIPLHLVAIMPVDPRQRRFDEDYGALSSMLQNFQLAAWQRGIGMIWRSNDWIYNPVFREAIGVEPGEKIVATMMMGYPAHVPEKQARTDVREKLEIIDQ, from the coding sequence TTGCTGAATCCAATTGACCAATTGATCATGGAAAGAAGATCGATAAAAAAATTCAAACCCGACGCTGTCGATGTCGAAGAAATCATCGAGCTGCTCAATGTCGCCAAATGGGCACCTAACCATAAAGTAAACGAGCCTTGGCGCTTCCAGCTGTACGCTGGTGCCGGAAAAGAAAAATTCGTCCAGGCATTTCTCGAGTCGATGAAAACACCGGACGGCGATATCCCGCAAAAAGCGCTCACGAAAGCCCAATACTTCCGAGACATTCCGCTCCATCTCGTCGCCATTATGCCAGTTGATCCTCGCCAACGACGTTTCGACGAAGACTACGGAGCGCTTAGTTCCATGCTGCAAAATTTCCAATTGGCTGCTTGGCAGCGCGGCATCGGCATGATTTGGCGCTCAAACGACTGGATTTACAACCCCGTCTTCCGTGAGGCAATCGGAGTGGAACCCGGCGAGAAAATCGTTGCGACCATGATGATGGGCTATCCTGCACACGTACCAGAAAAACAAGCACGTACCGATGTGCGCGAAAAGCTCGAAATCATCGATCAATAA
- a CDS encoding LysM peptidoglycan-binding domain-containing protein has translation MKKLIGMAITAGVLSLALGAADTEASSYTIKPGDTLWKVASSNHVSVSNLKTWNRLSTDSIYPNQVLRLTSPSAVSTPVPAAPAATSTSTYTVKAGDTLYKVANAYSTSVAKIQQLNNLSTSTIYIGQKLKVSGTTSVVVASPTPAPAAPPAQTNTTTYRVVSGDTLSKISRSYNVSVTQLMSWNNLSNSTIHVGQTLKIQGSTTAAPSPVQVSNPASSSKVDQVLSIARTQLGVPYAWGGATSSGFDCSGYLYYVYNRAGITIPRTNTIGYYASSFTVSSPQLGDLVFFKNTYRPGISHVGIYVGNNSFIHAGGDRVQITSLNDSYWGKHFDSYKRLNAMK, from the coding sequence ATGAAGAAGCTGATCGGCATGGCAATCACGGCAGGAGTCCTATCCTTAGCACTTGGGGCTGCAGATACAGAAGCAAGTTCATACACAATTAAACCAGGCGACACATTATGGAAAGTGGCTTCAAGCAACCACGTTTCTGTAAGTAACTTAAAAACATGGAATCGCCTCAGTACTGATTCTATCTATCCAAACCAAGTTTTGCGTCTGACTTCACCATCTGCAGTGAGCACTCCAGTACCAGCCGCACCAGCCGCCACCTCGACGAGCACTTATACCGTCAAAGCCGGCGATACCTTGTATAAAGTTGCGAATGCATATTCCACATCTGTGGCAAAAATTCAGCAATTGAACAATTTGAGCACTTCTACAATCTATATCGGCCAGAAGCTCAAAGTCAGCGGCACGACATCGGTTGTCGTCGCATCGCCTACACCTGCTCCGGCCGCACCACCCGCACAAACAAACACGACTACATACCGTGTTGTCTCAGGCGACACGCTTAGCAAAATTTCCAGAAGCTATAATGTATCCGTTACCCAATTGATGAGCTGGAACAATTTGAGCAACTCGACGATCCACGTCGGCCAAACATTGAAAATCCAAGGAAGCACGACTGCTGCTCCTTCACCTGTGCAAGTTTCCAATCCGGCTTCTTCTTCGAAAGTAGACCAAGTCCTTTCTATCGCACGCACACAACTTGGCGTGCCTTATGCATGGGGCGGCGCGACCTCGAGCGGTTTCGATTGCAGCGGGTATCTATACTATGTTTATAACCGTGCGGGAATCACGATTCCACGCACCAACACGATTGGCTATTACGCAAGTTCCTTTACCGTCAGCTCTCCTCAACTAGGAGATTTGGTATTCTTTAAAAATACGTACCGTCCGGGAATTTCCCACGTCGGCATCTATGTCGGCAACAATAGCTTTATCCATGCCGGCGGAGATCGCGTCCAAATCACGAGCCTCAACGACAGCTACTGGGGCAAGCATTTCGACAGCTACAAACGCCTTAATGCGATGAAATAA
- a CDS encoding xanthine phosphoribosyltransferase, with the protein MKQLEEKIIADGRVLSEAVLKVDSFLNHQIDPALMKAIGEEFASRFKAAGITKILTIESSGIAPAVMAGLSLSVPVVFARKRKSLTLTDGLYTAPVHSFTKNETNDISVSRDFLGKDDVVMIIDDFLANGQAALGLLDIVEQAGAECAGIGIVIEKGFQPGGKLLRDKGIRVETLANIKWMEPGHVEFYGEVPN; encoded by the coding sequence ATGAAGCAATTAGAAGAGAAAATCATAGCGGACGGCCGGGTATTATCCGAAGCGGTCCTGAAAGTCGATTCATTTTTAAACCATCAGATTGACCCGGCCTTGATGAAGGCGATTGGGGAAGAATTTGCTTCCCGCTTTAAGGCGGCGGGCATTACAAAAATTTTGACGATCGAATCGTCCGGCATCGCGCCGGCGGTCATGGCGGGGCTTTCGCTCAGCGTGCCGGTAGTATTTGCGAGAAAGCGCAAATCGCTGACGTTGACAGATGGATTATACACAGCCCCCGTCCACTCTTTTACCAAAAATGAAACGAACGATATCTCTGTGTCTCGTGATTTTCTAGGGAAAGACGATGTCGTGATGATCATTGACGATTTCCTGGCGAACGGGCAAGCAGCACTGGGCTTGCTCGATATCGTCGAACAGGCTGGCGCTGAATGTGCAGGCATCGGCATCGTCATCGAAAAAGGCTTCCAGCCAGGCGGGAAATTACTGCGTGACAAAGGCATACGGGTCGAGACCTTGGCCAACATCAAATGGATGGAACCAGGCCACGTAGAATTTTACGGGGAGGTGCCGAACTGA
- a CDS encoding fatty acid--CoA ligase → MYATLGSIFDHTVSLHPEREAFVDLRRNRRWTYAQWQEDVYRLANALTAAGVAKGDRVSTYLFNNQELATTLFACAKIGAIFNPINFRLKAEELAFILEDAKPEVVLFEEVLEGVVEAIAPQFPAVQFWTIDGNTPSFARNYHEQVAEAPAEDPGVEVDESDTYAIMYTSGTTGRPKGVIHQHRSMAEQSMTCIAMLKTTKNDIGLVAAPMFHCAELHCNIIPRVQAGASSVIMHQFDPFLALDTIEQEQVTVMFAVPTMWSMIAEIDGAQQKVKTLTRGLYGAAPMAPVLVKRVKAVLGIELIQAYGQTEMGPAITFLAEEDQLKKAGSAGQPAYNHEIRVVRPNEDGPSEPDEVLAPFEVGEIIVRGPSMMAGYFQREDATEKALYKGWYHSSDLGYLDEQGYLYVADRVDDMIISGGENIYPREVEDALHGHDKVQDVAVLGIPDEKWGESVLAFVVSKDHSLTEQELEEYCVNHENLARYKRPRSYRFVDELPRNASGKIQKFLLREQYKELSS, encoded by the coding sequence ATGTATGCGACACTCGGCAGTATATTTGATCATACGGTTTCCTTGCACCCGGAACGTGAAGCGTTTGTCGACTTAAGAAGAAATCGGCGCTGGACTTATGCTCAGTGGCAAGAGGATGTCTATCGCTTGGCGAATGCGCTGACGGCAGCTGGTGTTGCTAAAGGAGATCGTGTTTCTACGTATCTTTTCAATAACCAAGAGTTGGCGACTACATTATTTGCCTGCGCCAAAATTGGCGCGATTTTCAACCCGATTAATTTCCGGCTTAAGGCCGAAGAACTGGCCTTTATCCTAGAAGACGCCAAGCCTGAAGTGGTGTTGTTCGAAGAAGTGCTTGAGGGGGTTGTAGAAGCGATTGCGCCGCAGTTTCCAGCCGTCCAGTTCTGGACGATCGATGGCAACACGCCATCCTTTGCCAGGAACTATCATGAACAAGTCGCGGAGGCCCCGGCAGAAGACCCGGGTGTTGAAGTGGATGAATCGGATACCTACGCCATTATGTATACGAGTGGAACAACAGGCCGTCCAAAAGGTGTTATTCACCAGCACCGCAGCATGGCCGAACAGAGCATGACGTGCATTGCGATGCTCAAAACCACAAAGAACGATATTGGTTTGGTCGCGGCGCCGATGTTTCATTGTGCGGAATTGCATTGCAACATCATCCCGCGTGTCCAGGCGGGGGCATCGAGTGTCATCATGCACCAATTCGATCCGTTCTTGGCACTGGATACCATTGAACAAGAACAGGTCACGGTGATGTTTGCAGTGCCAACGATGTGGAGCATGATCGCTGAAATCGATGGTGCCCAGCAGAAAGTGAAGACTCTAACGCGTGGTTTGTACGGCGCTGCTCCAATGGCACCCGTGCTCGTTAAACGCGTCAAGGCAGTTCTTGGCATAGAGTTGATTCAAGCTTATGGGCAGACAGAAATGGGCCCGGCCATCACCTTTTTGGCGGAAGAAGACCAATTGAAAAAAGCAGGATCTGCTGGGCAGCCTGCCTATAATCATGAAATCCGAGTCGTCCGGCCGAATGAAGACGGACCGTCGGAACCTGATGAAGTGCTTGCGCCGTTTGAAGTCGGTGAAATCATCGTACGCGGCCCGAGCATGATGGCGGGGTATTTCCAGCGTGAAGATGCGACAGAAAAAGCGCTTTATAAAGGCTGGTATCACTCAAGCGACCTTGGCTATCTGGATGAACAGGGCTATTTATATGTGGCCGACCGCGTCGATGATATGATTATCAGCGGCGGGGAAAACATTTATCCGCGCGAAGTGGAAGATGCGCTCCATGGGCACGACAAAGTCCAGGATGTGGCAGTGCTTGGCATACCGGATGAGAAATGGGGCGAATCTGTACTTGCTTTTGTCGTCTCGAAAGATCACTCGTTGACGGAACAGGAACTGGAAGAATACTGCGTCAATCACGAGAATCTTGCGCGTTACAAACGGCCGCGTTCGTACCGTTTCGTCGACGAACTGCCACGCAACGCAAGCGGCAAGATCCAGAAATTTTTATTGCGCGAACAATACAAAGAATTATCGTCTTAA